One Mercurialis annua linkage group LG3, ddMerAnnu1.2, whole genome shotgun sequence DNA window includes the following coding sequences:
- the LOC126672722 gene encoding uncharacterized mitochondrial protein AtMg00310-like yields the protein MAQSIPNYIKNVFLISLRLCEELERTLCISKKYGGMGFKKVRDFNIAMLARQAWRLIKLENNLMVRIFKANYFPKSSFLEARLG from the exons ATGGCTCAATCTATACCTAACTACATCAAGAACGTCTTTTTGATTTCTTTACGTCTTTGTGAGGAGTTAGAAAGGAC ACTTTGTATTTCGAAGAAATACGGAGGGATGGGGTTCAAAAAAGTGCGAGATTTCAATATAGCGATGTTGGCCCGACAAGCTTGGAGGCTCATCAAGTTGGAGAATAATCTTATGGTTCGAATATTCAAGGCAAATTACTTTCCTAAATCCTCATTTCTTGAAGCTAGGTTGGGATAG
- the LOC126674386 gene encoding caffeoylshikimate esterase-like: MSHPIHEANEHSPYGNYTRQEFYSKHQIIHNQSFIFNKRNMKIFTQSWCPHAKPKGLVAMVHGYSSESSWINELTAVAMAKAGFLVCALDLQGHGYSDGSPGHIPNIKHVVHDCIQFFDSVKAENPKLPAFLYGESLGGAISILICLKQKHAWNGLVLNGSMCGISAKFKPIWPLEKLLPVAAKLAPNWRVVVSKPFPGMWHMLIGEPKEHVELVFGTILSWLGDHADKARHKPMSY; the protein is encoded by the coding sequence ATGTCTCATCCAATACATGAAGCCAACGAACACAGCCCATATGGAAACTACACAAGACAAGAATTCTACAGCAAACATCAGATCATCCATAACCAATCTTTCATCTTCAACAAAAGAAACATGAAGATCTTTACTCAATCATGGTGTCCCCATGCAAAACCTAAAGGCTTAGTAGCCATGGTCCATGGCTACTCTTCTGAAAGCAGTTGGATCAATGAACTAACCGCCGTAGCGATGGCGAAAGCCGGGTTCTTAGTGTGTGCACTTGACCTTCAAGGCCATGGCTACTCCGATGGCTCGCCCGGTCACATCCCGAATATCAAACATGTTGTTCATGATTGCATTCAGTTTTTTGACTCAGTGAAAGCAGAAAACCCTAAACTGCCTGCTTTTCTTTATGGTGAGTCATTAGGTGGCGCTATTTCAATACTTATATGCTTGAAACAAAAACATGCATGGAATGGTTTAGTTTTAAACGGTTCAATGTGTGGAATTTCTGCTAAATTTAAACCTATTTGGCCATTAGAGAAGCTGCTTCCTGTTGCAGCAAAGTTGGCACCAAATTGGAGAGTTGTTGTGTCGAAGCCTTTCCCTGGCATGTGGCATATGTTGATTGGTGAGCCGAAGGAACACGTGGAGCTTGTGTTTGGCACTATATTGTCTTGGTTAGGAGATCATGCTGACAAGGCTAGACATAAACCAATGAGTTATTAA